A single Micromonospora sp. CCTCC AA 2012012 DNA region contains:
- a CDS encoding replication-relaxation family protein, with protein MRDRQLLAWLAEHYVLSTDQITEALFPSPRSARLRLATLHTIDAVSRFVDITTGDSQYLYALGPLGMLVHPTAYNDPDRLDARPPRSSIDRTERIVASRRLAHLLGTNQLFTDLLAYARDRDDVELARWWSEQHATAAYAMAGVRPDGHGIWRAEGREVGFFLEHDNGTEPLATVLRKLRGYERLAEGGPCYPVLLRVRSRRREANLLHALAGVPTAMPVVTGVHDEHPAAAAWTLTTDPGRRRRLHELPSDHGPDSPATNPHRFTRPDTSH; from the coding sequence ATGCGCGACCGGCAGCTCCTGGCGTGGCTCGCCGAGCACTACGTGCTGTCCACCGACCAGATCACCGAGGCGCTGTTCCCGTCGCCCCGCTCTGCCCGCCTACGGTTGGCCACTCTGCACACCATCGACGCCGTCAGCCGGTTCGTCGACATCACCACCGGCGACAGCCAATACCTGTACGCCCTCGGACCGCTGGGGATGCTGGTCCACCCCACCGCCTACAACGATCCCGACCGACTCGATGCCCGACCGCCGCGCAGCAGCATCGACCGGACGGAACGTATCGTCGCGAGTCGTCGCCTGGCGCACCTGCTGGGCACCAACCAACTCTTCACCGACCTCCTCGCCTACGCGCGCGATCGCGACGACGTGGAGTTGGCGCGGTGGTGGTCCGAGCAGCACGCCACCGCCGCCTACGCCATGGCCGGCGTTCGTCCGGACGGGCACGGCATCTGGCGTGCCGAAGGACGGGAGGTGGGATTCTTCCTCGAGCACGACAACGGCACGGAGCCTTTGGCGACGGTGCTGCGGAAGTTGCGTGGCTACGAGCGTCTTGCCGAAGGGGGCCCCTGCTACCCGGTTTTGCTGCGCGTGCGCAGCCGCCGTCGTGAGGCGAACCTTTTGCATGCCCTGGCAGGCGTCCCTACCGCCATGCCGGTCGTCACCGGCGTGCACGACGAGCATCCGGCTGCAGCGGCGTGGACTCTCACCACCGACCCGGGGCGGCGGCGGCGCCTGCACGAGCTGCCCAGCGACCATGGCCCCGACAGCCCCGCCACCAACCCGCACCGCTTCACCCGCCCCGACACCAGCCATTAG
- a CDS encoding helicase HerA domain-containing protein, producing MVAPSSVPARWVLDAAGWAQQRPWLLAVAAAALIAAVAGRQLLAGWRHRRHADGARLVTIAPPPEVDPHSAPALWANLTGTLTPSRRRRLLYGSPHVVWQYTWTGRRLLISMWVPGTVPPGAVEAAVRAAWPGAACTTDDTPPPPIPIDVPTAVGGHLLPTAPEWLPFDTDQDNDPLRALMSAGSQLRADEHACVQVLARPAAPRRVRRARRAAARLRDGKTPIPTINPAAALLAVIEVFLPGPSARPRSGPAVGRRDPGVERDVRAILDKTSHPLWETAVRYAIGKDSRRVATDQRPRLRGIADTVAASFAVYSGRNRLTHRTRMPHPAAVLARRRLGIGFLTSTPELAALAALPRDLAVPGLDRARAKSMPTPVAVPTGGRGTKMIGDAQVGGHGVALAVPDARYHLHVVGSTGSGKTTLLVNMAVDDIKAGRGTVVIDPHGDMVLDILDRLPASVADRLVLFDPDQPNPPTLNPLSGDDPDLVVDNLVSIFGNIFAKAWGPRMDDVMRVACLTLLRHANVTLQHIPPLLNSAQFRSAMTVDLDDPAGLSGFWQWYDELNPALRSQVIGPVLARLRAFLLRDFVKRTMRYPQSSFDMGKVLDGGALLVRIPKGQLGEDTSKLLGSLILAQVWQAATARARTAPEKRRDATLIIDEAQNFLTLANSLDTMLAEARKYRLSLVLSHQDLAQFPKDLLAAASANARNKIYFSCAPEDARVLARHTLPELDEHDLTHLDAYTAATRLVVDGRQTPAFTLRTRPPQPVVGEATAIREIAARTVRPQNTSAIDALVDRWSHARKDTSAKAKGGRGTS from the coding sequence GTGGTCGCGCCTTCGAGCGTCCCGGCCCGGTGGGTCCTCGACGCCGCTGGGTGGGCGCAGCAGCGGCCCTGGCTGCTGGCCGTGGCCGCCGCCGCCCTGATCGCCGCCGTCGCCGGACGCCAGCTGCTCGCCGGGTGGCGGCATCGGCGGCACGCCGACGGCGCCCGCCTGGTGACGATCGCCCCGCCACCGGAGGTCGACCCGCACAGCGCGCCGGCCCTGTGGGCGAACCTCACCGGCACCCTCACCCCGTCCCGACGTCGCCGCCTCCTCTACGGCAGCCCCCATGTGGTGTGGCAGTACACCTGGACGGGCCGGCGGCTGCTCATCTCGATGTGGGTGCCCGGCACCGTCCCACCCGGCGCCGTCGAAGCCGCCGTCCGCGCCGCCTGGCCGGGCGCCGCCTGCACCACCGACGACACACCCCCACCACCGATACCCATCGACGTGCCGACGGCAGTCGGCGGGCACCTGCTGCCCACCGCCCCCGAATGGCTGCCCTTCGACACCGACCAGGACAACGATCCGCTGCGGGCCCTGATGTCCGCAGGATCCCAGCTACGCGCCGACGAGCACGCCTGCGTTCAGGTCCTCGCCCGCCCCGCCGCACCCCGCCGGGTGCGGCGCGCACGTCGCGCCGCCGCCCGGCTGCGCGACGGGAAGACCCCCATCCCCACCATCAACCCGGCAGCCGCGCTGCTCGCGGTCATCGAGGTGTTCCTACCGGGACCTTCCGCCCGACCCCGGTCCGGCCCCGCCGTGGGAAGGCGGGATCCGGGGGTGGAGCGGGACGTGCGGGCGATCCTCGACAAGACATCCCACCCGCTGTGGGAGACCGCCGTGCGGTACGCCATCGGTAAGGACAGCCGGCGGGTTGCCACCGACCAGCGGCCCCGGCTGCGGGGTATCGCCGACACCGTCGCCGCGTCCTTCGCGGTCTACTCCGGCCGCAACCGCCTCACCCACCGCACCCGCATGCCGCATCCGGCCGCGGTGCTCGCCCGGCGGCGGCTCGGCATTGGGTTCCTCACCTCGACCCCCGAGCTGGCCGCCCTCGCCGCTCTGCCCCGCGACCTGGCGGTGCCCGGCCTGGACCGGGCGCGGGCGAAGTCCATGCCCACCCCCGTCGCGGTGCCCACGGGCGGGCGCGGCACGAAGATGATCGGTGACGCGCAGGTCGGCGGCCATGGTGTCGCCCTGGCCGTCCCCGACGCTCGCTACCACCTGCACGTCGTCGGCTCCACCGGCAGCGGAAAGACGACACTGCTGGTCAACATGGCCGTCGACGACATCAAGGCCGGCCGCGGCACCGTCGTCATCGACCCGCACGGCGACATGGTGTTGGACATCCTGGACCGGCTGCCCGCCTCGGTCGCGGACCGCCTCGTCCTGTTCGACCCCGACCAGCCGAATCCACCCACCCTCAACCCGCTGTCCGGTGACGACCCCGACCTCGTGGTCGACAACCTGGTGTCGATCTTCGGGAACATCTTCGCGAAGGCGTGGGGGCCCCGCATGGACGACGTGATGCGGGTGGCGTGTCTGACTCTGCTGCGGCACGCCAACGTCACCCTGCAGCACATCCCGCCGCTGCTCAACTCCGCGCAGTTTCGGTCGGCGATGACCGTCGACCTCGATGATCCGGCCGGCCTGTCCGGCTTCTGGCAGTGGTACGACGAGCTCAACCCGGCCTTACGGTCGCAGGTTATCGGGCCCGTCCTGGCGCGCCTGCGGGCGTTCCTGCTGCGCGACTTCGTCAAACGCACCATGCGCTACCCGCAGTCGAGTTTCGACATGGGCAAGGTCCTCGACGGTGGAGCTCTCCTCGTCCGGATCCCTAAGGGCCAACTCGGGGAGGACACCAGCAAGCTTCTTGGCTCCCTGATCCTGGCGCAGGTGTGGCAGGCCGCCACCGCCCGCGCCAGAACGGCCCCGGAGAAGCGGCGCGACGCTACGTTGATCATCGACGAGGCGCAGAACTTCCTGACGCTGGCCAACAGTCTGGACACGATGCTCGCCGAGGCCCGCAAGTACCGGCTGTCACTGGTGCTGTCGCATCAGGACCTCGCTCAGTTCCCGAAGGACCTCCTCGCCGCCGCGTCGGCGAACGCCCGCAACAAGATCTACTTCTCGTGCGCCCCCGAAGACGCCCGTGTCCTGGCCCGCCACACGCTGCCCGAGCTGGACGAGCACGACCTGACCCATCTCGACGCGTACACCGCTGCGACCCGTCTCGTCGTGGACGGCCGGCAGACCCCGGCGTTCACGCTGCGTACCCGCCCACCTCAGCCGGTCGTCGGTGAGGCCACCGCGATCCGGGAGATCGCCGCGCGGACGGTGCGGCCGCAGAACACGAGCGCCATCGACGCCCTGGTGGACCGGTGGTCGCATGCCCGCAAGGACACGAGCGCCAAGGCCAAAGGCGGCAGAGGCACTTCCTGA
- a CDS encoding VirB4 family type IV secretion system protein has product MKALTRFRASTVGGRQSSALAATVAPASVEVTPRMLRVGDGYAATLVVTGYPAEVGPAWLEPLLSWPGRLDLALHIEPLPAPVAASRLRNQRARFESSRRVDAESGKLSDPSMEAAADDAADLARRLARGVAKLFRVGLYLTVHARTEAELLDACAQVKAAAASTLIEVQPATWRHLAGWTTTLPLATDLLQVRRTMDTAALAAAFPLACADLPAPLPGDPPAEGGILYGVNPDSGGIVWWDRWAQENYNSVVLARSGAGKSYFVKLEILRNLYQQVQVAVIDPEDEYLRLADAVGGTVVRLGAAGVKVNPFDLPAGDTRPDVLTRRGLFLHTLVSVLLGQQPPPGERAALDRAILAVYRAAGITADPATHHRPAPLLRDLADRLHADDDPAAGQLAARLAPWVAGSFSNLFDGPTTTRPDGHLVVWSLRHLPDELRAIGTLLALDAIWRQVDAPRRLVRRLVVVDEAWLLMRDGEGARFLFRMSKAARKRHAGLTVITQDVADVLGSDLGQAVVANSATQVLLKQAPQAIDAIGDPFGLTAGERRLLLSARVGRGLLICGTNRTSFETIASDTEHQLCTTRPADLAHLDDEGDDL; this is encoded by the coding sequence ATGAAGGCCCTCACCCGTTTCCGTGCGTCCACCGTCGGTGGCCGGCAGTCGTCGGCGTTGGCGGCCACCGTTGCTCCCGCCTCGGTCGAGGTGACACCGCGGATGCTGCGCGTCGGCGACGGCTACGCCGCGACCCTCGTGGTCACCGGCTACCCGGCCGAGGTCGGCCCGGCCTGGTTGGAGCCGCTGCTGTCCTGGCCGGGCCGCCTCGACCTGGCCCTGCACATCGAACCTCTGCCCGCCCCGGTCGCCGCGTCCCGGTTGCGGAACCAGCGGGCCCGCTTCGAGTCCTCCCGGCGGGTTGATGCCGAGTCCGGCAAGCTGTCCGACCCGTCGATGGAGGCCGCCGCAGATGACGCTGCGGACCTCGCCCGGCGGCTCGCTCGCGGCGTGGCGAAGCTGTTCCGTGTCGGGCTCTACTTGACCGTGCACGCCCGCACCGAAGCCGAACTCCTCGACGCGTGCGCGCAGGTGAAAGCCGCCGCCGCGTCGACGCTGATCGAGGTGCAGCCCGCCACGTGGCGGCACCTCGCCGGCTGGACCACCACCCTGCCCCTGGCCACCGACCTGCTGCAGGTGCGCCGCACCATGGACACCGCCGCGTTGGCCGCCGCGTTTCCGCTCGCCTGCGCGGATCTGCCCGCGCCGCTGCCCGGCGATCCCCCGGCCGAGGGCGGCATCCTCTACGGCGTCAACCCCGACTCCGGGGGCATCGTGTGGTGGGACCGCTGGGCCCAGGAGAACTACAACTCCGTTGTCCTGGCCCGCTCCGGCGCCGGCAAGAGCTACTTCGTGAAGCTGGAGATCCTGCGGAACCTGTACCAGCAGGTGCAGGTCGCCGTCATCGACCCGGAGGACGAGTACTTGCGCCTCGCCGACGCCGTCGGCGGCACCGTGGTGCGCCTCGGAGCGGCCGGGGTGAAGGTCAACCCGTTCGACCTGCCCGCCGGGGACACCCGCCCCGACGTGCTCACCCGTCGGGGCCTGTTCCTGCACACCCTCGTCAGCGTGCTGCTCGGCCAGCAGCCGCCACCCGGGGAGCGGGCCGCCCTGGACCGGGCGATCCTCGCCGTCTACCGGGCCGCGGGCATCACCGCCGACCCCGCTACCCATCACCGGCCCGCCCCGCTGCTGCGGGACCTCGCGGACCGTCTGCACGCCGACGATGATCCTGCCGCCGGGCAGCTCGCCGCGCGCCTCGCCCCCTGGGTGGCCGGGTCGTTCTCGAACTTGTTCGACGGACCAACGACCACCCGCCCTGACGGGCACCTGGTGGTGTGGTCGCTGCGGCACCTGCCCGACGAGCTGCGCGCTATCGGCACCCTCCTCGCCTTGGACGCGATCTGGCGGCAGGTCGACGCCCCCCGCCGGCTGGTGCGCCGTTTGGTGGTGGTGGACGAGGCGTGGCTGCTCATGCGGGACGGCGAAGGGGCCCGGTTCCTGTTCCGCATGTCCAAGGCCGCCCGCAAGCGCCACGCCGGATTGACCGTCATCACCCAGGACGTCGCCGACGTTTTGGGCAGCGACCTCGGTCAGGCTGTCGTCGCGAACTCCGCCACGCAGGTGCTGCTCAAGCAGGCCCCGCAGGCCATCGACGCCATCGGTGACCCGTTCGGCCTGACCGCCGGCGAACGACGGCTCCTGCTGTCCGCGCGCGTCGGTCGAGGGCTGCTGATCTGCGGCACCAACCGGACTAGCTTCGAAACCATCGCCTCCGACACCGAGCACCAGTTGTGCACCACCCGCCCGGCAGACCTCGCTCATCTTGACGACGAGGGAGACGACCTGTGA
- a CDS encoding PrgI family protein — protein sequence MPADVDAPDTVAYGLTFRQLAIVAVAALAFYGVWRCLHTVVPVSVLMGGGVVVGGLVFGVAVGRRDGLPLDVWLLAAVRYRRASRALSTTDTTSKTPDWVQAPKAQVMLPAPLRLPADAIDDGGEIRLGGTRAAMVAATTVNLALRTPDEQAALVDTFGRWLNSLATPTQVVVSAQPVDLHSAARALTSAANTLAHPALADAAADHGRFLDDLAARRDPLRRQVLIVTRTSPGERGEHAARRRADDTVRALSGLGVTTRALDGAAVTAAVAAAADPYRPPRPGGLAAPDTVITGPDTTTVRKKDPR from the coding sequence ATGCCCGCTGATGTTGACGCCCCCGACACGGTCGCCTACGGGCTGACGTTCCGGCAGTTGGCGATCGTCGCCGTCGCCGCCCTCGCCTTCTACGGCGTGTGGCGGTGCCTGCACACCGTCGTGCCGGTGTCGGTGCTTATGGGTGGCGGCGTGGTCGTCGGTGGGTTGGTGTTCGGTGTCGCGGTCGGCCGTCGCGACGGCCTGCCGCTGGACGTGTGGCTGCTGGCCGCCGTCCGCTACCGCCGGGCCTCTCGGGCGCTGTCGACCACCGACACGACGTCGAAGACCCCCGACTGGGTGCAGGCGCCGAAGGCGCAGGTGATGCTGCCGGCGCCGCTGAGGCTGCCCGCCGACGCGATCGACGACGGTGGGGAGATCCGGCTCGGTGGGACGCGGGCGGCGATGGTCGCCGCGACCACCGTCAACCTGGCCCTGCGCACTCCTGACGAGCAGGCCGCCCTGGTCGACACGTTCGGCCGCTGGCTCAACAGCCTGGCCACGCCCACGCAGGTCGTCGTGTCGGCGCAGCCGGTGGACCTGCACTCGGCCGCCCGCGCTCTCACCAGCGCGGCGAACACGCTGGCGCATCCGGCCCTGGCCGACGCGGCGGCCGACCACGGCCGTTTTCTCGACGACCTGGCCGCCCGCAGGGACCCGCTGCGCCGGCAGGTCCTCATCGTCACCCGCACCAGCCCCGGCGAGCGGGGCGAGCACGCCGCTCGCCGCCGCGCCGACGACACCGTCCGCGCCCTGTCCGGTCTCGGGGTGACCACCCGCGCCCTCGACGGCGCTGCCGTGACGGCGGCGGTCGCCGCCGCCGCCGACCCGTACCGGCCGCCGCGACCCGGTGGCCTCGCCGCCCCCGACACCGTCATCACCGGCCCGGACACGACCACCGTCAGGAAGAAGGATCCCCGATGA
- a CDS encoding conjugal transfer protein TrbL family protein: MGWLLDQILDWLATGILAALDALFGVISSALLVTPNVTGLPQVQALTGRSVLVVDTVFVLAFVAVGVLTLTAGGDERSRYTVKDLLPRLIVGFVAAHFSQLWCDMVIDLANALTATLTAGEGDTDSALRAIRTHITAGQDSSVVLLFVVCVAIIAVLVASTAFSVIVRFAVVLVLTAFAPLALACHALPQTDAVARLWWRSYIGALAVPVVQGFTLYAGQWMLTDPDHLLPVLGLPVEPGGVINLFVVMVMLWTTLRVPALMRRVVSTSGGGGTNMVGSAVRVILVQQVTRAVPGLRAVAR, from the coding sequence ATGGGCTGGCTGCTCGACCAGATCCTCGACTGGCTGGCGACGGGAATCCTCGCGGCCCTGGACGCGCTGTTCGGTGTGATCAGCAGCGCCCTGCTGGTCACCCCGAACGTCACCGGCCTGCCGCAGGTGCAGGCCCTGACCGGCCGTTCGGTTCTTGTCGTGGACACCGTCTTCGTTCTCGCGTTCGTCGCCGTGGGGGTGCTCACCCTGACCGCCGGTGGTGACGAGCGGTCCCGCTACACGGTCAAGGACCTTCTCCCCCGCCTGATTGTGGGGTTCGTCGCCGCGCACTTCTCGCAGCTGTGGTGCGACATGGTCATCGACCTCGCCAACGCCCTCACCGCCACCCTCACCGCCGGCGAGGGCGACACCGACAGTGCCCTTCGGGCGATCAGGACCCACATTACCGCCGGGCAGGACTCGAGCGTTGTGTTGTTGTTCGTGGTCTGCGTGGCGATCATCGCCGTCCTCGTGGCATCGACCGCGTTCAGTGTGATTGTTCGCTTCGCTGTTGTTCTCGTCCTGACCGCGTTCGCTCCCCTGGCTTTGGCGTGTCACGCGCTCCCGCAGACCGATGCGGTCGCCCGCCTGTGGTGGCGCTCCTACATTGGCGCGTTGGCGGTGCCGGTGGTGCAGGGCTTCACCCTGTATGCCGGGCAGTGGATGCTCACCGACCCCGACCATCTGCTGCCGGTGCTCGGCCTGCCGGTCGAACCCGGTGGGGTGATCAACCTGTTCGTCGTGATGGTCATGCTGTGGACCACGCTGCGGGTTCCCGCGCTGATGCGCCGCGTCGTGTCCACGTCGGGCGGCGGCGGGACAAACATGGTCGGCTCCGCGGTGCGGGTGATCCTGGTGCAGCAGGTCACCCGCGCGGTTCCCGGTCTGCGGGCGGTGGCCCGGTGA
- a CDS encoding pilin, whose protein sequence is MFRILRCRVLLHSPMTRVAGRVAAVAGPGVLVLCVPAAAYADTGAPVLAVNSLPVVVHNLQVWLVGMLAGLATLFLVLAGVYWATAGGDPAQVERAKGALKNALVGYGLAVLAPVLLQVVQGIVGG, encoded by the coding sequence ATGTTCCGCATCCTTCGTTGTCGTGTCCTCCTCCACTCCCCTATGACCCGTGTCGCGGGCCGCGTCGCCGCTGTTGCCGGCCCCGGCGTGTTGGTCCTGTGCGTGCCTGCCGCCGCGTACGCCGACACCGGCGCGCCGGTGCTGGCGGTGAACTCCCTGCCGGTGGTCGTGCATAACCTGCAGGTGTGGCTGGTCGGCATGCTCGCCGGGTTGGCCACCCTGTTCCTCGTGCTCGCGGGTGTCTACTGGGCCACGGCCGGCGGTGACCCGGCGCAGGTCGAGCGGGCCAAGGGCGCGTTGAAGAACGCGCTGGTCGGCTACGGCCTGGCTGTCCTGGCGCCGGTGCTGTTGCAGGTCGTTCAGGGCATCGTCGGGGGCTGA
- a CDS encoding TRM11 family SAM-dependent methyltransferase, translating into MPAQDTQHHDDAHRHTPDGPGDLSVWATAQRTGPVQRRGRYVPESVKHPARMLPAIAAHAVHAYTRPGDLVLDPMCGIGTTLVEAVHAGRDAIGVEYEPRWSNIADANITHAHHQGATGRASVVRGDATRLRHLLPAALTGQVALVVTSPPYGPTVHGLVRPGVDGVTKFDNAYNDGTDKGNLAYRDLTGLTDGFAHILSGCATLLRPGGTVVVTARPWRKNGHLVDLPSAVIAAGVRAGLTPTERCVALLAAVRDGHLVARPSFFQLQAIRKARTAGTPLHLITHEDVLIFTKTQPDAPGAADD; encoded by the coding sequence ATCCCGGCGCAGGACACCCAGCACCACGACGACGCCCACCGCCACACGCCCGACGGGCCGGGGGACCTGTCGGTTTGGGCGACCGCGCAGCGCACCGGGCCGGTGCAGCGCCGCGGCCGGTACGTACCCGAATCGGTGAAGCATCCCGCGCGGATGCTGCCGGCGATCGCGGCGCACGCCGTGCACGCCTACACCCGGCCCGGGGACCTGGTTCTCGACCCGATGTGTGGGATCGGCACCACCCTCGTCGAGGCGGTCCATGCGGGCCGCGACGCGATCGGTGTGGAGTACGAGCCGCGCTGGTCGAACATCGCCGACGCCAACATCACCCACGCCCACCACCAGGGTGCCACCGGCCGCGCCTCCGTGGTCCGCGGGGACGCCACCCGGCTGCGGCACCTTCTGCCCGCGGCCCTCACCGGGCAGGTGGCCCTCGTGGTCACGTCACCGCCGTACGGGCCCACCGTCCACGGCCTCGTGCGGCCCGGCGTCGACGGGGTGACGAAGTTCGACAACGCCTACAACGACGGCACCGACAAAGGCAACCTCGCCTACCGGGACCTCACCGGCCTCACCGACGGCTTCGCGCACATCCTGTCCGGCTGCGCGACCCTGCTGCGTCCGGGCGGCACGGTCGTGGTCACCGCCCGGCCCTGGCGGAAGAACGGCCACCTGGTCGACCTGCCGTCGGCGGTCATCGCCGCCGGCGTTCGCGCCGGCCTGACACCGACCGAACGGTGCGTCGCGCTCCTGGCCGCCGTCCGCGACGGGCACCTCGTCGCCCGCCCGTCGTTCTTCCAACTCCAAGCCATCCGAAAGGCCCGCACCGCCGGCACCCCCCTGCACCTCATCACCCACGAAGACGTCCTGATCTTCACCAAAACCCAGCCCGACGCGCCCGGGGCCGCCGATGACTGA
- a CDS encoding DNA cytosine methyltransferase yields MSDLQPGPRVGSLCTGYGGLDLAVELVLGGRLTWYAETDRHARTVCAHHWPDVPNLGDIRTIDWTHVAPVDVLTAGFPCQDISNAGKRAGITGPHSSLWFHITAALRVLRPPVVFVENVAALRRRGLDTVHTDLATLGYDTSWLCLRASDIGAPHRRDRLFLLATTGGEAPHTAHTLRP; encoded by the coding sequence GTGAGTGACCTCCAACCCGGGCCCCGAGTCGGATCGCTGTGCACCGGCTACGGCGGACTCGACCTGGCCGTCGAACTGGTGCTCGGCGGCCGGCTCACCTGGTACGCCGAAACCGACCGACACGCCCGCACCGTCTGCGCCCACCACTGGCCCGACGTGCCGAACCTCGGCGACATCCGCACCATCGACTGGACCCACGTCGCGCCCGTCGACGTCCTCACCGCCGGGTTCCCCTGCCAAGACATCTCCAACGCCGGGAAACGCGCCGGCATCACCGGCCCCCACTCCAGCCTCTGGTTCCACATCACCGCAGCCCTTCGCGTTCTTCGACCACCGGTCGTCTTCGTGGAGAACGTCGCCGCCCTGCGCCGACGCGGACTCGACACCGTCCACACCGACCTGGCCACGCTCGGGTACGACACGAGCTGGCTATGCCTACGCGCATCCGACATCGGCGCACCCCACCGACGCGACCGGCTGTTCCTCCTCGCCACCACCGGGGGAGAAGCCCCCCACACTGCCCACACCCTGCGCCCGTGA
- a CDS encoding helix-turn-helix domain-containing protein, whose amino-acid sequence MSIEAVTWALAHAPNVPPSCLAVLIGLANHADDAGRGAFPRQERLAFYARKTTRSVQNDLKTLESLGLIRRGDQTRTAFLPPDRRPVVWDLALEHRRPLPTPHEPLAHPQPGECQQPCRLDDTPTHDPTTPIHPGTASLPTTRNAAPDGPKRTSARGEAHYPTVRSPLPDGTNPTSARDEAGYLTARRTLPTGTHRASDEPSLTIKEKPARPRTRPSTSNRADSPRTDHCTRHRGSPARNCGPCRAEALGGMN is encoded by the coding sequence ATGAGCATCGAGGCCGTCACCTGGGCGCTCGCCCACGCACCCAACGTCCCCCCGTCCTGTCTCGCCGTGCTCATCGGCTTGGCTAACCACGCCGACGATGCCGGCCGGGGCGCCTTCCCCCGCCAGGAACGCCTCGCCTTCTACGCCCGCAAAACCACCCGCTCCGTGCAGAACGACTTGAAAACCCTCGAAAGTCTCGGCCTGATCCGCCGCGGCGACCAGACACGCACCGCGTTCCTCCCCCCGGACCGCAGACCCGTCGTCTGGGACCTGGCACTCGAACACCGCAGGCCGCTCCCCACCCCCCACGAACCTCTCGCGCATCCCCAACCAGGCGAGTGCCAGCAACCCTGCCGACTCGACGACACCCCTACACACGACCCGACCACGCCGATCCACCCGGGCACCGCTTCCCTGCCGACGACACGAAACGCAGCTCCAGACGGCCCGAAACGCACGTCCGCACGGGGCGAAGCCCACTACCCCACGGTACGAAGCCCACTACCAGACGGCACGAACCCCACGTCCGCACGGGACGAAGCCGGCTACCTGACGGCACGACGCACGCTACCGACCGGCACGCACCGTGCTTCAGACGAACCGTCATTAACCATCAAAGAAAAACCCGCGCGTCCGCGCACGCGACCGTCGACCAGCAATCGCGCCGACAGTCCTCGCACCGACCACTGCACTCGACATCGGGGCAGTCCCGCCCGCAACTGCGGCCCCTGCCGCGCTGAGGCGCTCGGCGGAATGAACTGA
- a CDS encoding YrhB domain-containing protein has translation MITRERAVALVEALLVKQRREGWLADVPEVAVSSVEEHTLGWLISWQSVEYLRSGDFGRMLVGQGPYLVDGEDGSIHHIPVAICGSDRWAEVYLRQYRGVRPVDPLLADVRALVQGGDRMSALRYVRRQAPRMGLRDAKAYVDAVSEGIEPSECLVSLARVEPEPLPLAIETLAGPCRQEAEA, from the coding sequence GTGATCACCAGGGAGCGCGCTGTCGCGCTTGTCGAGGCTTTGCTGGTCAAGCAGCGACGGGAGGGCTGGCTGGCCGATGTGCCCGAGGTCGCGGTCTCCAGTGTCGAGGAGCACACGCTCGGGTGGTTGATCTCCTGGCAGTCTGTTGAGTACCTGCGTTCCGGTGATTTCGGACGGATGCTGGTGGGGCAGGGCCCCTACCTCGTAGATGGGGAAGACGGCAGCATCCACCACATCCCGGTCGCGATATGCGGCTCGGACCGGTGGGCTGAGGTATATCTGCGGCAGTACAGGGGCGTCAGGCCTGTGGATCCGTTGCTCGCCGACGTCCGTGCCCTCGTGCAGGGTGGGGACAGGATGTCGGCGCTGCGGTATGTCCGCCGGCAAGCGCCGCGGATGGGCCTACGGGATGCCAAGGCGTACGTCGACGCGGTCAGCGAGGGAATTGAGCCGTCGGAGTGCTTGGTGAGCCTCGCGCGGGTGGAACCGGAGCCGCTGCCGTTAGCGATCGAGACGCTTGCGGGCCCGTGTCGCCAGGAGGCTGAAGCGTAG